One window of Maribacter dokdonensis DSW-8 genomic DNA carries:
- a CDS encoding AraC family ligand binding domain-containing protein: MKEHKAPFPIIVHIVEGNIDFGVEGTVRVLKQGDMITLAANIPHDLLAKSDIIVRLTLSKLDAAERVEKVVANS; this comes from the coding sequence ATGAAAGAACACAAGGCTCCTTTCCCGATTATAGTACATATAGTAGAAGGAAATATAGATTTTGGGGTTGAAGGTACTGTCCGTGTACTGAAACAAGGAGATATGATTACCTTAGCAGCCAATATTCCGCATGACCTTTTAGCGAAATCGGATATCATTGTTCGCCTTACACTTTCTAAACTTGATGCCGCGGAACGAGTAGAAAAAGTTGTGGCAAATTCTTAA
- a CDS encoding group III truncated hemoglobin, translated as MSLLVHTFYDKIRQHELLGPIFNGHISEEQWPAHLSKLTDFWESNLFGVRTFRGSPSKAHVNVDKNLNHTISQNHFAQWLQLWFETINELFEGELADRAKEMARRMSTGQYIHIWQNRPRE; from the coding sequence GTGAGCCTGTTAGTGCATACGTTTTATGATAAAATAAGACAGCACGAATTGTTGGGCCCCATTTTCAACGGACATATTTCCGAAGAACAATGGCCGGCACACCTCAGCAAACTCACCGATTTTTGGGAATCTAACTTATTTGGGGTACGCACGTTTAGAGGAAGCCCCTCTAAAGCTCATGTGAACGTTGATAAAAATCTAAACCATACAATTTCTCAAAATCATTTCGCACAGTGGTTACAACTTTGGTTCGAAACTATCAACGAACTCTTTGAAGGAGAATTAGCGGACAGAGCTAAAGAAATGGCACGCCGTATGTCTACAGGGCAGTATATTCATATTTGGCAGAATAGACCGAGGGAATAG